The following proteins are encoded in a genomic region of Nicotiana sylvestris chromosome 4, ASM39365v2, whole genome shotgun sequence:
- the LOC104245667 gene encoding non-specific lipid transfer protein GPI-anchored 4-like isoform X1 — protein sequence MNIFPFVTCILATWAVVAVNAGHGSAPPIQSPTKAPSPSPSSPSPAPTADCSTVVMDMMPCLKFLEVDSNDSKPDTSCCSGFKQVLKRDPDCICVVLTTSASFGISVNMTQAAVLPSDCGVSAPPLTNCNSTTTPTASPVNPPSPVNPPAPINPPLPVNPPSPVVNPPASVVNPPTPQPAAAPISKSPAPAPAGADQAPVEAPIAESSGSTINLTSASFSMLLVMAAFASLA from the exons ATGAATATCTTTCCGTTTGTGACGTGCATTTTGGCCACATGGGCTGTGGTGGCCGTAAACGCTGGCCATGGCAGTGCACCACCAATACAGTCGCCAACTAAAGCTCCATCTCCATCGCCTTCTTCACCTTCTCCGGCACCAACGGCGGATTGCTCAACCGTTGTGATGGACATGATGCCTTGTTTGAAGTTTTTGGAGGTTGATAGCAATGACAGTAAGCCAGATACTTCTTGTTGTTCAGGATTTAAACAG GTTTTAAAGAGGGATCCTGATTGTATTTGTGTTGTTTTGACTACGAGTGCTAGTTTCGGTATCTCTGTTAACATGACTCAAGCTGCCGTTTTGCCTTCTGACTGTGGAGTTTCCGCTCCTCCACTCACCAATTGTAACA GTACCACCACTCCTACTGCTTCTCCTG TTAATCCTCCATCACCAGTTAATCCACCAGCACCAATTAATCCTCCATTGCCGGTTAATCCTCCATCACCAGTTGTTAATCCTCCAGCATCAGTTGTTAATCCTCCAACTCCACAGCCAGCTGCAGCACCAATTTCAAAATCGCCAGCTCCAGCACCAGCTGGCGCAGATCAAGCTCCAGTTGAAGCTCCTATTGCAGAGTCCAGTGGATCCACCATTAATCTAACATCAGCTTCCTTCTCGATGCTTCTTGTTATGGCAGCTTTCGCTTCATTAGCATAA
- the LOC104245667 gene encoding non-specific lipid transfer protein GPI-anchored 4-like isoform X2 → MNIFPFVTCILATWAVVAVNAGHGSAPPIQSPTKAPSPSPSSPSPAPTADCSTVVMDMMPCLKFLEVLKRDPDCICVVLTTSASFGISVNMTQAAVLPSDCGVSAPPLTNCNSTTTPTASPVNPPSPVNPPAPINPPLPVNPPSPVVNPPASVVNPPTPQPAAAPISKSPAPAPAGADQAPVEAPIAESSGSTINLTSASFSMLLVMAAFASLA, encoded by the exons ATGAATATCTTTCCGTTTGTGACGTGCATTTTGGCCACATGGGCTGTGGTGGCCGTAAACGCTGGCCATGGCAGTGCACCACCAATACAGTCGCCAACTAAAGCTCCATCTCCATCGCCTTCTTCACCTTCTCCGGCACCAACGGCGGATTGCTCAACCGTTGTGATGGACATGATGCCTTGTTTGAAGTTTTTGGAG GTTTTAAAGAGGGATCCTGATTGTATTTGTGTTGTTTTGACTACGAGTGCTAGTTTCGGTATCTCTGTTAACATGACTCAAGCTGCCGTTTTGCCTTCTGACTGTGGAGTTTCCGCTCCTCCACTCACCAATTGTAACA GTACCACCACTCCTACTGCTTCTCCTG TTAATCCTCCATCACCAGTTAATCCACCAGCACCAATTAATCCTCCATTGCCGGTTAATCCTCCATCACCAGTTGTTAATCCTCCAGCATCAGTTGTTAATCCTCCAACTCCACAGCCAGCTGCAGCACCAATTTCAAAATCGCCAGCTCCAGCACCAGCTGGCGCAGATCAAGCTCCAGTTGAAGCTCCTATTGCAGAGTCCAGTGGATCCACCATTAATCTAACATCAGCTTCCTTCTCGATGCTTCTTGTTATGGCAGCTTTCGCTTCATTAGCATAA
- the LOC104245667 gene encoding classical arabinogalactan protein 3-like isoform X3: protein MTVLKRDPDCICVVLTTSASFGISVNMTQAAVLPSDCGVSAPPLTNCNSTTTPTASPVNPPSPVNPPAPINPPLPVNPPSPVVNPPASVVNPPTPQPAAAPISKSPAPAPAGADQAPVEAPIAESSGSTINLTSASFSMLLVMAAFASLA from the exons ATGACA GTTTTAAAGAGGGATCCTGATTGTATTTGTGTTGTTTTGACTACGAGTGCTAGTTTCGGTATCTCTGTTAACATGACTCAAGCTGCCGTTTTGCCTTCTGACTGTGGAGTTTCCGCTCCTCCACTCACCAATTGTAACA GTACCACCACTCCTACTGCTTCTCCTG TTAATCCTCCATCACCAGTTAATCCACCAGCACCAATTAATCCTCCATTGCCGGTTAATCCTCCATCACCAGTTGTTAATCCTCCAGCATCAGTTGTTAATCCTCCAACTCCACAGCCAGCTGCAGCACCAATTTCAAAATCGCCAGCTCCAGCACCAGCTGGCGCAGATCAAGCTCCAGTTGAAGCTCCTATTGCAGAGTCCAGTGGATCCACCATTAATCTAACATCAGCTTCCTTCTCGATGCTTCTTGTTATGGCAGCTTTCGCTTCATTAGCATAA